Below is a window of Salvelinus fontinalis isolate EN_2023a chromosome 14, ASM2944872v1, whole genome shotgun sequence DNA.
ttccccctcattttgtctgtcatagttgaagtgtacctatgatgataaattacaggcctcatctttttaagtgggataacttgcacaattggtggctgactaaatacttttttgccccactgtagatatCTCACCTGTTTTGGAGATGGTGTGAAAGTCTACTGATTATCCTTTTCTGCAGATTATTTTCAGCACCCATGGGGTCACAAGGTGTATTGGGTAGGCAGAGTTTTCACTAATTCCTCAAGCTACCTTAAATCAAATGCACCTATTTTCTAAATTTAAAATAACAAAGATGATCAGACTGCATACATACAGCTGTTAAGATGTTTTAAAGCACTAAGCAGGAGGGTCTGATGCCTGACCATTGATATGTTCATCTTGGGGGAAatgttgatttatttttttatattgtcatttttttccccctctggttttTAATGCCAATGTTTCTGCACTGCTCTACCCTAAAGACTTGTCCCAATGCTGATTGGAAGTTGACCCTGTTGTGAAACATTTTATACTATGTATGGGGAGGTTGTTTTCATTTTATTGTGGAAGAAAGAAGTTCTGATACAGATTACTCCAATAATGAAACATAAAGAAAGTGAATCAATTATTGTTTTTGTCTCATTCTTATATACTCTATAAcgctcccagtgtgtgtgtcgaGTAATTTGAGGGTAACTCCACCTTCCGGTGGATAATTTTGCAGCGTTGCAAACAGCCATTCATTATTACACCGGCATAAAATTCGTTCACATTTACACCAGCGCACTGCTGCAGACAGTCGCGGGCGCAGCGCCATCTGACGTAGCTGATTGCATGACCCCATTCCAGTACAAAAATTCCAGTGCCTCGTTTTTTAAGCTTCCTCAAATCTATCGCTACGCAGAATGAAGTAGTGGGAAGAGAAACATTATGGCTGCTAGTCTTTCCCTGGCTCAGGTAAGTATTTTATTTCAAAACAACTGGTGATTAGTATGTAGGTGTCTTGTACTTATTGAGCAAATGGATTTAAGGACTGTAAGTGGATTTGAACTGCTGTGCCTCGCGGTCTTGAACTCTTTTGAAGTTTTCCTCAACCCAAGATATGACTGGGTAAAGTTTCTGCTTAACGCCTTTGGGGACTGCGTAAGGGCGTTGCTAGCTAGGCTAACATTAGCTGCCTGTTGTGTCAATTTTGCAATGGTCggatagctacagtagctagctaaaacTTTTGCGTAGTTTCTTTTGATTGTATTCACTGGTCAATACATTACCTAGCTAACTTTGCATCTTGAAATAAAGGAGTTCTCAATAAGAAAGTTCCTATTTGTTCGACTGTCAACATTTATTTGAAAGagtgatgttagctagctaactagtttgCGCTCATGCTGTGAGCcgcttagctagctaggtaacgttaaCTAGCTTCAATCCACTTTACTCCCTTTGTAAACTAACGTTTATTATTGTAACGTATAAGGTAGAGGATATCAAGTCAGCTGTCCGATATAACAGTTTTAATAATTTCTTAAACTACCAATACAAATTAACTTTAACTAGGTAGCTTACTCTCATCAGCTAGTTAGCGAGAAGAGGAAGTAGCCGCATGTTGTCCCATATGACACTGCCAATGGCCAACTATGTTGCAGACAACCGCTGTTTTATTAATCACATTGATATTAGCATTGGTTTTCTGGTTAATTTAAGTTGATAGTGCACATTATTTGCCAGCAATATTCTACTGGCTAAGCTAGTTAGTTTAGCTGACATCCTGACTATGGTGATATTGTTAATCTCATACCTACTAAAACGTAGGTATCTACATATTTTGACTGCATACTGATTGCGTTAGCCATATGTCATTGACTAACTAGCGAAGTTAGTATGCACTGATTATTATCTTTGTCTTATGTTATGGGATATTACCATTCCTCAATGGAGTGACATGTTCTTTACCTAGGCTGAGCTATACCAAGGCAAAAGACTGGGGTTGGTAACTACAGTTGGTGCAATTTCTTGGCTGCATGGCTGTGCTGGGGGGGGTGTAAGGATTGGACAAGAAAATACTGCATACAGCACAGTATAGCTAGTATCATGAAGATTATTCACTGCTATGCAATTAGTCACACAAAGACTCCGTGTTTAAACAGCCAACAGTTCCAGGCACACAATTGTTTCCAATAGAACATGGTGTGGGGGTCTGGGAAAGATATAGTGAATAATGGTCGGATTATGAATGTATTATTGAAGTAACGTGCAATGTCATTATAAGCTTTTCAATGAGTAAGCTAGATCTATATGTTTTATATAGCCTTTTGGAATCATCTGACTCGTCTATAGTACTGTAATGTTGCAGTTGTTAAAATGTTAAATTTATTCGTTAGCTGTTCCTTGAATATATTAATATTTTTGTGAAATTGCAAAGGAGAAGAGCACATCCAATATTTAGTCTGTTCACAGAGAAAGCTCTTACTGGTCAAACACTCCCATTGTGAATGCACCATAAGGAGCTACAGGAAGGGAATGTCAGGAAGTCCATCTCATGGTTTTCTTCTTCGGAAATCAGAAAATACCCATTCCTTTATTACATTACTTGAGGCACCATTTGTATGATAACTTTAAACAAGGTGGGATAGTGCTCCAATGATCTATTTCATATGATCATTGGCAGATGACGGTCTTCTCCTGATCTGATTTCATACGTAGACTTACTGAGGAATGTGATTATCAGTAGGATTTGATGCGGTGGTATGATTGATTATCTATGATGTTTTTGTATGTAATGAATGTCTGTTTACATCTGTAATTTGTTTATGATGTCTAAGTTGTTACGTCTGGAAACATTGTTCCCCTGCTGCTGCTGTCTTGGTTGGACTAGGTCTCTTGAAAAGTAGATTTTATCTCTGTGAGACTACCTGGATAATAACTTATTTTAGCCTGTTGCTTGGACTAGGCATTCCACTTTTCTAACCACTTGATTTCAAgcactgcacacacacagtactgaagTACACATTGGCAGCCTATGACTGTATTAGCCTAAATGTTATTGAAACCCTGTCTTGGTAGAGGAACTTGAGACACACTGATTAACTATTAAGATGAACATGATGCAAAATGCTCAGAGGAAACATTGATTTCCTGTAGAAATAGGCCTATTCCTATCTGTAATTTATTAGCCTTGCTTTTTGGCAGCTGCCAGGGCAATGTAATACAGGCTTGGCTAGAAGTCAAACAACCACTTGTGGATCTCAGCTAATGGGTCTACTGTGAGTGTACTGTGTTCTCGACGGTGTTCTGGTTATTTAACTAGCACGTTGATATGTAGGCCTAGCTTTATTTAATGGATTATATTTTTCTACTCAGAAGTCCTATGCTGCTTTGCTTTTGCAGCTTGGTTGATGTTGGACAAATTATTGATTGACATGTAATCTTATGATTGGCTTGCTTGAAGGGTGTTGTCTGGCCCTTTTTATGATCATAAAATGTGTTTCAAGGAGCATTTTATGTCTATCTCCACAGCTCTCAAGTGGAAATCCTCTCTATGACAAATACTATCGACAGGTAAGGTGTCTTTTTGTGAGTCCGTGGGCGAATTACCAGGATGTACTAAAGCAGTAGTACCTTGGTTTATAAGCTGAGTAACAGAGAATCTCTCATCTGGATGAGGGCTGTTCAGATGAGAGAGCACCAGATAGAATGGGAAATGCTGTGTCGCATTAGCCAGCAACTGCAGAGCTGCACTGAACATGTCTCCAGGCTTTTCTCCACTCTGTGATCTACTCTGTGCAAGATGAGGCTTCTTTATGAATTAATGATAACTCTTTGCTAACCCTGTCATTGCAGAGGCTCAAAGAGGACTAAGTGAAATTGTTAGACACTGCAATGGGAAAATATGATGTATTAAGGACTCCCATCAAAGTATTAGCCTACAGTTAAGCATACCTGTTTATTAAATACTCAATAAAATGTGGTATTGCAAAGTCAGCACAAATTAGCTAGAGATCTGGTGCTTTTACTGGCTAATTCTTCTTTCTAGTGTTGACATGTTTTGTCTGTGGTGTAGGTTGACCCGTCTGGTAGTGGACGGGTGGCAGCTGCTGATGCAGCCTTGTTCCTGAAGCGATCAGGCCTGGCAGACCTCGTCCTGGGCAAGGTAAGATACTAGATGACACAGCTGATGGCCAGACACCAAGCTATGGAACTTACGCAGTATGGTTGTTTGTGGGAATTCCTATATGACATGTAATTTAAGTGATTTAAAATGTCTTCTTAGATCTGGGATTTGGCAGATTCAGAACGTAAGGGGTGCCTTAACGATCAGGTAGGCCAGCTGTTATTTAGTAGATTTACAATGTCGTGTTGGACGTATTCAAAAAATCCTTGTAGTAAGACAACCAGAATACACTTCTTGTCTCTGCACCCATCAGCAATTCTTCATTGCTCTCCGGTTGGTGGCCTGTGCTCAAAATGGACTGGAGGTGGCACTCAAGAGTCTCAATTTGTCAGTTCCTCCCCCAAAGTTTGTGAGTACAATCATCACTGAAACCCACAGTCTCTATTCAAGAAACAGACGTTTGATTTAATAGCATGTGAGCTTTACTATGGCAAAAAAACAGCACCTTTTTTTGGGGTCTTTTTTTGTTGTCTCAGCATGACACAAGCAGCCCACTTCTACATGGGGGAGTGTCCATTGACAGCCCATGGGTGGTCAAGGTGAGGGGAAACTTATCAATATTTCTTAAATGTAATCTTGTAATTTTGTCCTGGTCCCTAATAATGAAAGCAGTAACAAACCACATGTGGAtgacacatttattttttaatatttacCTCTTATTCAAATCAGTTTTTCAAAGCCATTTCAGGGGGGTTCCGAACCTTGCAAAATCAATCAATTACTTTTATCTAAAGTGGAAATTATGCTTGAATCACGCACCTGTACCATGTCCCTGTGTGACTTTTCAGACGGAAGAGAAGCTGAAATTTGATGCCATTTTCGAAAGCCTCTCCCCCGTTGGTGGAATGCTCTCTGGGGAGAAGGTCAAACCAGTGTTGCTCAACTCCAAACTTCCAGTGGATGTACTGGGAAGGGTAAGcctgacatacagtatctacagGGCTCCTAATGAATGAGTTTTGGTGACCATCACAAAGTAAATGCATGGGGGGTGGTCTTGTGTTAAACATTTGTGTTGCTTTTCCAAACTTGAGTTGGATGGTCTATTTTACTGACTTGATGAATTTTGTTAACGTATTGCTGGATGTGGTGAATTTCCCCATAAATAATGTTGCAGGTATGGGAACTGAGTGACCTAGACAGAGATGGTATGCTTGACCGAGATGAGTTTGCTGTGGTAAGAAGTAGATTAATCATTAAAGTGTAATATAAACATTTAGTATGTTCAAAGATGAAATGTGGACTATTTTGTAAGATTTAGTGTGGGGTTGTGCTTCTCGAATAGAATAAGTAGTTTGTCAACATTGGACTTTCCTGATCTTACATTGAAACAGACATGAAAGGCAGATTTATGTATGTGAATCGTATATTTATGAATATATATATGTTCTCCTTCATTAGGTCATGTACCTGGTCTACAGAGCTCTGGAGGGGGAGCCTGTACCCATGTCTCTGCCTGCTACCCTTGTGCCACCCTCCAAGAGGAAAAAGCTCCCTGTCTCTGTACCCCCTGTGATGCCCCTTTTACCCTCGCCACCCTCCATCAAAGAGAGACGCTCCTCCCATTCCAGGTCCAAAACCCTGCCCTCCAAACCAGCAGCGACACCAGTCACAGTGAGTATCCTATTCATCTTAGCATGAAAGTGAGGCTGAAAGACTTACCCCCATCTCTAACAAtcctgtcccctctgtctctttTCAGTGGGCTGTATCTCCTCCAGACAAAGCCAAGTATGATGAGGTTTTTGCAAAGACCGATCTTGACATGGATGGTCTGGTGTCTGGGCCTGAAGTCCGAGATATCTTCCTAAAGACTGGCTTGCCCTCCGCCACACTAGCACGCATCTGGTAAGACATATCAGGACATGTTTAGTATTAATTCAGGCGACTTAGATAATATGCAGTGCCTGCACTTGCATTTACTAATTCAATCTGGACATTGGTCATACAGGGCTGGTTTCTGGACCTAGAGTAAATTCTTGGACTAAAAAGCTATTTCAATTAAGATTTTCTATTGtgcaggactaggcttaatatgGGTCTGTGACACCTGCCTATAGTTTGTCAATATTATGCCCATTCCTGGAGGGGTAAATTgatctttctattgtgttatgtGGTCATCTGTGTTCCACAGGGAGCTCTGTGACATTGGGGACATAGGGAAGCTTACCAGGGAACAGTTTGCACTAGCGCTGCATCTAATTAACCAGAAACTGACCACGGGTGTGGACCCACCCCAGAACCTCTGTCCTGAAATGATCCCTCCCTCAGACAGACTGAGCGTTGCAGCCAAGCAGGTAAGACTCCTCTCCATCGTCCTGCACGTTGCAACCCAGTCTTAGACAGCCAATAATCATAAACTGTGAATATCTTATTTTTATCCAGTGTATTTCTCTATGAAGAATGTCAGACTATTTTGATGAATAGGCTACTTAATTGTGATGCGGATTTGGTAACATCTATTTCCTGATGTTTTACTAAACCTTTCCTTCCCTTCTCCTGTGGTGTGGGTTTTTGTGTTCTAGCTTGCTGCTGTGTCTCTGACCCTGTCTGTGTATGCTGTCTCTTTGCGTTCTTCCTCATGACTCATGCATTGTACACAAGGTGGGATCTCCCTCTAACTGGGGACTCTCCTGAGTGTTGACTTCACGGTGTCTCCGGTTAGCCCCTGGCAGTGTCACCCGCCCATGTTACCTACCTCATAATATTTCCTTTGCTTTCCTCCTAGTTCAACTGTTAGTCATTTCAGTGCCCTCTACCATTTGTTTGCATGTAGATGTGCTTTCGGTGTTCTCCCCCATTCAGTTTATCTTGTATGGGTCATTTTGTGATTTCTTTAGCAAAATGGGTTTGATTCAACTGGTGAGATTGATTAGTTGCCACTTTAGCTGGAGGCTCATTTTATTCCACATCGTGTTTGCCATTCCATTGAGTTAATGTTTAGACATTGTGTATATGTTGTAGTGTATGTCTGGTCAGTAAAGCTACACTGATGTGAatgtaaacattgttttctgctCTCAATGATCTCTCCCCACCAGAGCAATGCAGCAAATCTGGCAGCAGACTTTTCTGCCATCAAGGAACTGGACTCGCTCAGCAATGAGATTGTAGATCTACAAAAGTGAGTGGCAAGCAGTTGTATTTGAGGGATGGGTTAGCTCCAGCTTTGTTTTGACAGGAGTTTGTTGGAGCATGTAACTTCCCCTGTTAAGGTTGCTATGGCAGCCAAGGAACTGGGCCTTGCTCTGTCTCACATTGGAATATTTCAGGGAATACATGGTAAGGGGAATCTTGAGAAAAGAGACAAGTTCTCTGCTACGGTATGTTTGTTGTCTGCAGAAAGAGCAGATGGAGGGGAGCTGGTAGACTGTCCAGGGACTCATAACATGAGTGTGGAATGGAGCCTTTAAGCAGGGTCTCCAGAGGTTCTCccactctttgtgtgtgtgtgtgatgagggagaAACACCTGCTGAAGGGGAAGGCGCGGGGGGGGAGGGTTAAGGCAGCTCCTTAATACTGGGATAGGcttctcccccttcctctgtttGTCTGCACGTTCTCAACATCCAATACTTTCTCACCTTCTAACAAATCCCATAGCTGCCCCACTGCAGACATAACAGCAGCTTGATATGGGGGAATTAAAAGGGATCTCTTTACAGTTTGTTGTTGTTACTTCCCTTTTCTGGTAAGCAAAGATTGATGATAGTAGTAGTCTGCATCAGTATATGAATATCAGCTGTAAGTTTCAAGTTTAGGAAAGATTAGGAAAATTTGGGATTTTAGCATTTCAGAATAGTGGACCATAAACTGCAAAGATGATTCATGTTTTCAAGATTGCTGTGAGTGTCCTTGAAGGTGCTGCTGTCCTTGAGGAGAGGTATTCATGCGGTGCCCACTGCCCTATGGAGGGGCATTGGATGAAGCTGTGTTTTTCAACTGAGCCTGAGAGCATTACTGGGTGAGGGTGTCATAGATTTAGACTGACTGTCTGAAACCAGCATTTTCTTATTTTTGGCTGACATTGGAAGAGGTGCGTGGGATGTTGTTTACACATGTTGTTTCTGTATGGTTGCCAGCCAGGGcatcacaatatacagtcagttaaGTTAGTACTCCTGACTCATACGTCGCTACCTCACTTCAGATTCTCTCAACTGGTTCTACACTCTCTCTCGACATGTGTGGCTGTTTGTATCTGGCTGCCTTTTTGTTTCAACAGTCTTCATGTTGAGCAAAACATTTAAATTATTGATTTGATTAATATAAACTGTGGTAATATCTATTCTGTTGCACAGTTATGCCTTTTGGCATTTTAGTGTTTTACCTTGCTAAATGAATGGCTTTGTTAATGTCAGTAGATTAAGGATTTGGACTTGGTAGGGAGAGCAGATAACCAAAAAGGCCCTGCCTATTCTGCACATTTTCCCACTCATCAcatcctctgctccctccctttTTACCTTGTCATCTGACCGTGCAGGGATGGGAGGGGTAGGTGGGAGGATGAACTGACAGGGAAAGGAATGCtattcatccctccctctctctgctgaaTCACTGAGACTTCCTCCAGGCAGCCATCTGCACACAGTcctgcccctctgtctctcctcctcctgctctcccatctgccagaacacacacacacacacacacacacaagaccctCTCTCGCTCAAGGCTGTTGCTGCAGGCGTTGGTCGGTCAGTGTGGTCTGCTACAGTAGGATCAGGATGGTGGTGCAGGGAGAGGCGCTGTCatctggtggtggggtggtagccTGGCTGGGGGTGCCCTTGGTCTCTACGGTGATTAAAAACTCATGTCTTCTGTGCTGGTCTTACAGGGAGAAGAGCTCTGTAGAACAGGACGTCAATGAAAAGGAGGAGCGCGTCAGAGAAAGGACTAGTGAAGTCCAGGTACAGTAAACTTGCTGCCTACATGCCCCTCAGCTCTCTCACTACCCTTAGATTGTTTATTTTCATCCAGTTGATGACTGTATTGTCTGaattcattttttttgttgttaaatGTTACAAAGCTGTAACATTCTACTGTTTAGTTGCTCTTGTTGAATGTGTTAGCGGTAGTCTGCTTGGTTCTTTTAGGCTGTGGCTGAGCAGAAGAGAACATActcccctgtgtctgtctgtctgtgtgcgtctgAGTATGAGTCAGAGCCGTCTCCAGTAGTTCTATGATGCACACGtctacacagtgtacaaaacattaggaacacctgctctttctatgaccgactgaccaggtgaattcaggtgaatgctatgatcccttattgatgtcacttgttaaatccacttcagtcagtatagatgaagggggaggagacgggttaaagaatggctcgtaagccttgagacatggattgtgtatgtgtgccattcagagggtgaatgggctagacaaaatattgaagtgcctttgaacgaagtatggtagtaggtgccaggcgcaccggtttgtgtgtgtcaagaactgcaacgctgctggcttTTTCACTTTTTAGTTTCCCGTGttaatcaagaatggtccaccacccaaaggacatccagccaacttgacacaattgtgggaagcgtgggccagcatccctgtggaatgctttcaacaacttgtagagtccatgccccaatgaattgaggctgttttgattgcaaaatattaggaaggtgttcttaatgttttgtacactgtataGTGCACCGTGTTGAGATTGATGGCACAAACTGAACTGATGTGATGTAGCCTCAAGCTGTATAGTTCCTGCTtcagtaaccaggtttccatccaacattTTATACTAAAGTAAAGTACATGTTggataaaaaaaagaaataaaaaaaaaagaatggaTCTGATGTAAAAATAAAATGTCGTTAAACGTTCCAAATGCCGACAACTAAATACGCTAGACAGTGGGATCTCTTTTTGTTGTTTGATCTTAGGGATCCTTTATACCCCACTCCCGCTcgaatcccgttaacgggattgatttgacaacagccagtgacattgaagcgcgccaaattcaaaaccagaaatactcataataaaaattcctAAAACATACAAgagtaatacatcaaaataaagcttaacttgttgttaatccagccactgtgtcagatttcaaaaaggctttacaacgaaagcagaccatgcgattatctgaggacagcaccctgcatacaaacacatgaaaatcagatTTCAACTAGGCAGGTGCGCGACAAAAgacagaaatagcgatataataattaatgccttaccttttgaagatcttcttctgttgtgttgtagtgtccagagcatggaggtgctaccaggagacaggccagtacatcaggagacgtggaggaggccgtaggagggcaacaacccagcagcaggaccgctacctccgcctttgtgcaaggaggagcactgccagagccctgcaaaatgacctccagcaggccacaaatgtgcatgtgtcagcatatcacaaggggtctgaggatctcatctcggtacctaatggcagtcaggctacctctggcgagcacatggagggctgtgcggccccacaaagaaatgccaccccacaccatgactgacccaccgccaaaccggtcatgctggaggatgttgcaggcagcagaatgttctccacggcgtctccagactctgtcacatgtgctcatgtgctcagtgtgaacctgctttcatctgtgaagagcacagggcgccagtggcgaatttgccaatcttggtgttctctggcaaatgccaaacgtcctgcacggtgttgggctgtaagcacaacccccacctgtggatgtcgggccctcataccaccctcatggagtctgtttctgaccgtttgagcagacacatgcacatttgtggcctgttggaggtgattttgcagtgctctggcagtgctcctcctgctcctctttgcggaggtagcggtcctgctgctgggttgttgccctcctacggcctcctccacgtctcctgatgtactggcctgtctcatggtagcgcctccatgctctggacactacgctgacagacacagcaaaccttcttgccacagctcgcattgatgtgccatcctggatgagctgcactacctgagccacttgtgtgggttgtagactccgtctcatgctaccactagagtgaaagcaccgccagcattcaaaagtgaccaaaacatcagccaggaagcataggaactgagaaatggtctgtggtcaccacctgcagaaccactcctttattgggggtgtcttgctaattgcctataatttccaccttttgtctattccatttgcacaacagcatgtgaaatttattgtcaatcagtgttgcttcctaagtggacagtttgatttcacagaagtgtaattgacttggagttacattgtgttgtttaagtgttccctttatttttttgagcagtgtatatatatttttttacaattacCTCCATGTTATTATCAAGGATATGATTTGATTTATTGATATAACCTATTTAAAGGAAGTATATTATTATACTTTCATATTCTGTCATCTGGGGTTGCCAATCTTATTTTACGCAAACAAATGCATTTTTAGGAAAACATCAAGTGTTCTTGAATGAGCCAGTGCCATAGCAGAGGTGTATCACCTGTAAACTATAAGCCTGTGTGTGACTCACCTTGTCTCTATTTGATCTTACTGGATGTATGAATGTCAGGTTTAATTATCTCCTCTCAGGTCCTGACTTCATTAACATTTTTAAACACCTAGAAAAAGGTGTACATTACCACACTTTCATCCCAAGTGATCAAACGTAGAACTCTATAGGCTATATTAACTTCCATTCAAGATTAATTATTTTCTGCTGTGTATTTGTGAAAGACTACTTTTTCTTTGGTCCTGCAGGTGTTAGCCAGTGGTGTGAACGGCTGTCATTAGACAGACAGCACTGTTTTCTCACCCCAGGGTTCTGCTCAGCAATGACCAGTCACTGCCAATTAGCCAGCATCCATATATTCATGATGGGGGAAACTAGCTGGTTTTTCAAGAGCTATATGAGTAATTAAGATTGGATTGTACAGTAAAATGTAAGGGCCAAAAAATAGTTCCTCAGTGCTCATGGATTATTCTCTCTACAATACATGTTTATTAAGTTATATTGTACTTTCTGACTAATTATTCTGAACAAAGAGGGATCAATAAACTATTTCCATGTTAGTAGGCTAGCCTTGAATCCTTGGCACGTGTAGCAGTCCCTTCAAAATGATTAGGAGATGTGGGCAGGAGTGCTTTGCCGCTGTGCTGACGTTGGCTTGATAAATGGCTTCTATTTTGGGCTGCGACTCTCTGGCTACTTTAAACAGACATAGCTTAGAGTGCAGAAGCTCCCTAGAGGAAACGGACAAAGACGTTCATCCCTCTGAGCCTGGGCTGAGGAGCGGCTGATTTAGTTTTATACCACCAACCACACCCTTCTACATACACTTGCCCAAGAAACATCATGTAGGCATTAACACTAAGTCAGTGTGATGCCACTTTGGGTAAACTCGCGTTGATTTAGTTGGAGCACCTCGTCAAGGCTGGCATTCATAATGTTTTGACTCTGACTCATCCTCTCTGCAGTCTGCTCAGTTAGTCTCTATTCCTATCCTCTGCTCCTTTTATCActtatttttctctttctctggCTGTTATGTGACTCTGTTATGATTTCCTCCCTCAGGACTTGCAGAATGAGGTGCAGAAGGAGGGTGGGGTGCTGCAGCGGCTGCAGTCTCagcgccaggaagtccaggatgctCTGGAAGAGCTGGACCAGCAGAAGACCACTCTGGAGGAGCAGCTTGGTCAAATCCGCCAGCAGTGCACCCATGAGAACCAGCTGGTGAGACTACATGACCTATCAACCAACCACAACCTCACACCGCACCTGGAACACCTTCAGAGAGGAACCAGTCAATAGCAAGTGTATTGGTTGGTCCGCTTGTCCTCTATTTTGTTTTAACTCTTCTTATTTttctcatcttgtgtgtgtgtgtagatctcGTCACTAGAGGTGGAGCACGCGGAGCAGGAGCAGAGGATAGAGGAGTACGAGGAGCAGCTGGTGCAGGCCAGAGAGGAGCTGCTGCAGCTGCAGGAGGAGACACAGCAGTTGGAGGAGAAGGTGCAGGCAGCGCGGGAGCAGCTCACCCCCTTGCAGGAGTCTGTCCGAGACTCCTTCTCTCAGGTTTCTCAGGTGAGTCTACTCAgactcaccatcattactaccacaGTGGTGGCATGGTGCAAAGATTTAATGGTGGTGAGACAGCAAAATCAACAATTTTATAGTGATGGGTGTAAATTCAGATTTCACTAATGTCTATTCCTGACATAGGAAAATGTACAAGAGAATATCAGGTAAAGGGTGAGTTAGtggattgctctctctctcccttctataCCTCTGCTCTTTACCTCTGTACTGGGGGCAGGTGGAGCAAAAGCTGAGTGATCTAcagttggaggagaggacagtCACATCCCAGCTCAGCTGGAAGAAGGCCCTAGAGGAGGATCCAGTGCTGGTGAATGGCTCAGCGGATGAGCAGCACC
It encodes the following:
- the LOC129810569 gene encoding epidermal growth factor receptor substrate 15-like isoform X3; amino-acid sequence: MIGLLEGCCLALFMIIKCVSRSILCLSPQLSSGNPLYDKYYRQVDPSGSGRVAAADAALFLKRSGLADLVLGKIWDLADSERKGCLNDQQFFIALRLVACAQNGLEVALKSLNLSVPPPKFHDTSSPLLHGGVSIDSPWVVKTEEKLKFDAIFESLSPVGGMLSGEKVKPVLLNSKLPVDVLGRVWELSDLDRDGMLDRDEFAVVMYLVYRALEGEPVPMSLPATLVPPSKRKKLPVSVPPVMPLLPSPPSIKERRSSHSRSKTLPSKPAATPVTWAVSPPDKAKYDEVFAKTDLDMDGLVSGPEVRDIFLKTGLPSATLARIWELCDIGDIGKLTREQFALALHLINQKLTTGVDPPQNLCPEMIPPSDRLSVAAKQSNAANLAADFSAIKELDSLSNEIVDLQKEKSSVEQDVNEKEERVRERTSEVQDLQNEVQKEGGVLQRLQSQRQEVQDALEELDQQKTTLEEQLGQIRQQCTHENQLISSLEVEHAEQEQRIEEYEEQLVQAREELLQLQEETQQLEEKVQAAREQLTPLQESVRDSFSQVSQVEQKLSDLQLEERTVTSQLSWKKALEEDPVLVNGSADEQHLEDQAEELRVEPPAIQPQMGPAEPIEEQIEVVKEDRPKTPEEPVPKSDAFEDLYNSLSSTTWPVPQDNTVKEHISPVAFTLQEQRSPTPEVVAEQVESPEPERRPESTEPPQATPPALPPQTTPPPLPAQPTMSPMTSPPPLPGMDFFQSDPFIDHDPFKDDPFGKADVSYPFGGDPFKGTDPFAADSFFKQSLAAPFPSADSFTLADPFSGSASLAEPNLFAAPLNNAAGMDPFSSKPQNKAARDPFSAKVNNVDADQFGSKIDSLAEQDPFGSQGTAGPDPFSCSQPGSELPTKDLTAATNDPFAPGGTAVNTGSDPDPFAAVFGNESFGIGFADFSALAKSNSSDPFASSNPSNNKNLFKEDSQPSSPDVPPALPPKTGTPTRPPPPPPGKRSSVSRSESSDSFHRRGPFLPQGSGDPPFSQPAKDTAQDPFAPSSPRQHARDPDRFASFDKQYPTEEDMIEWAKRESEREEKGRLARQAQQEQEDLELAIALSKSEFS